The DNA region ACTTCCTCCTTCAGTCGCTCGTTCTCCTGTCGAAGGGTGACTAACTCGCTTTGATTTTCTTTTCGAGGACGCCCAAGATTATTAGAAAAGGCTTTGTCACCTTTATCCTCTAACTGGGCTTTCCATTTATACAGCTGATTACGTCTAACACCTAACTGAGCGGCTAGCTCTGAAGAAGGGATATCTGATGCATTCATGAGTCGAACAGCTTCGACTTTGAACTCTTTCGTGTATGTTTTGTATGGCTTTCTTTTACTATTCATTTGGATACTCCTAAGCAACATTGTCGCTTATTAAATGTATCCGTTAAACTAGGGGAGCCTCAATCTGACCCCTTGATTTCTTTTCTTAGTGAAAAAGAAAATATTCATTCCCCGTTTAAGGCTGCATATCTACGTAAAAACGAAACTATCACCCAAGTATGACGCAATGAACAATTGATAGACTTACCTAGCCAACAAAAAATTAAGCAAAAATATCTCAATTGACTAATATCAAGCTGGCTGACCCCATGATTTTTTCTATGCCCGCTTTAGTCGCCGTTAGGCATAACCCTCTTATGAGGGGTTTTTACGAGCGGCTACAAGCCAAGGGAAAACCTAAAAAAGTAG from Cycloclasticus pugetii PS-1 includes:
- a CDS encoding transposase, whose protein sequence is MNSKRKPYKTYTKEFKVEAVRLMNASDIPSSELAAQLGVRRNQLYKWKAQLEDKGDKAFSNNLGRPRKENQSELVTLRQENERLKEEVEILKKAAAYFARELK